The following proteins are co-located in the Micromonospora coriariae genome:
- the folK gene encoding 2-amino-4-hydroxy-6-hydroxymethyldihydropteridine diphosphokinase translates to MTRAVLSLGSNLGDRLGHLRTAVATLGDSVLVLSGVYETPPWGDADQPAYLNAALLAQDDAATPRDWLERARAAERAAGRARDPQRRFGPRTLDVDVIAVWGDDDEPVLSDDPELTLPHPRAHLRAFVLRPWIDIQPYGRLPGHGWLTDLLTAGPAADDALDLRPRPELALESTA, encoded by the coding sequence GTGACCCGTGCGGTGCTCTCGCTCGGCAGCAACCTGGGCGACCGGCTGGGTCACCTGCGTACGGCCGTCGCCACGCTCGGCGACAGCGTGCTGGTGCTCTCCGGCGTGTACGAGACTCCACCGTGGGGCGACGCCGATCAGCCCGCGTACCTCAACGCGGCGCTGCTGGCCCAGGACGACGCCGCCACCCCTCGCGACTGGCTGGAGCGGGCGCGGGCCGCGGAGCGCGCGGCCGGCCGGGCACGTGACCCGCAGCGGCGGTTCGGGCCGCGCACCCTCGACGTGGACGTGATCGCGGTCTGGGGCGACGACGACGAGCCGGTGCTCAGCGACGACCCCGAGCTGACCCTGCCGCACCCCCGGGCGCACCTGCGCGCCTTCGTGCTGCGACCGTGGATCGACATCCAGCCGTACGGGCGGCTGCCCGGTCACGGCTGGTTGACCGACCTGCTCACCGCCGGCCCGGCCGCCGACGACGCGCTGGATCTGCGCCCCCGGCCGGAACTGGCGTTAGAGTCGACGGCATGA
- a CDS encoding ABC transporter permease — MGYEEAGREGSVEPSSGVPAAVLENVFDDPSQGEPGRDRVGVHLGWEVLLLAGVATLGWLLWRVDSDVLRGDSLRTLLVGMVGLGLLTLAAGVSLRTAAPNLAVGPVAVAAALHYAEQGDQGLAASVGPAVGVAALAGLALALAVVVLHVPGWAASLAGAAGVVVYIERRSAPVLVQGDYDPGRSAGYLFAGFAAVAVLGGLFGAIRAIRRLVGRYRPVTDPARRRGVVAAVVTALALVGSTVLAALAGVLLAANGPGPVTPDPGLDWTVLAIGVALLGGTSAYGRRGGLFGTLLAVGLVTVFQAYALARGWTFDHWTVGGVALGVGLLVTRLVETFGRPRPDSTDAPEPVGDGTISTGWAMPRSQPVDSWPPTLPTPAAPQPVDPWRDPRWEDSPRRWDAGER; from the coding sequence ATGGGGTACGAAGAAGCGGGCCGGGAAGGGTCGGTCGAGCCCTCGTCCGGGGTGCCCGCCGCCGTTCTGGAGAACGTCTTCGACGACCCCAGCCAGGGTGAGCCCGGTCGGGACCGGGTCGGCGTGCACCTGGGGTGGGAGGTCCTGCTGCTCGCCGGTGTCGCCACTCTGGGCTGGCTGCTCTGGCGGGTCGACTCGGACGTGCTGCGCGGCGACAGCCTGCGCACCCTGCTGGTCGGCATGGTCGGGCTCGGGCTGCTCACCCTCGCGGCCGGGGTGAGCCTGCGTACCGCCGCACCGAACCTGGCCGTCGGGCCGGTAGCGGTCGCCGCCGCGCTGCACTACGCGGAGCAGGGTGACCAGGGCCTGGCGGCGTCCGTCGGCCCGGCGGTCGGGGTCGCCGCGCTGGCCGGACTGGCGCTGGCGCTGGCGGTGGTGGTGCTGCACGTGCCGGGCTGGGCGGCCAGTCTCGCCGGTGCCGCCGGCGTGGTGGTGTACATCGAACGCCGGTCGGCGCCCGTGCTGGTGCAGGGCGACTACGACCCCGGGCGGAGCGCCGGCTACCTCTTCGCCGGGTTCGCCGCGGTGGCGGTCCTCGGCGGGCTGTTCGGCGCCATCCGGGCGATCCGCCGGCTGGTCGGCCGGTACCGGCCGGTCACCGATCCGGCCCGTCGCCGGGGAGTGGTGGCTGCCGTGGTCACCGCGCTCGCACTGGTCGGCTCCACCGTGCTCGCCGCCCTCGCCGGCGTGCTGCTCGCCGCCAACGGCCCGGGGCCGGTCACGCCCGACCCCGGGCTGGACTGGACAGTACTGGCGATCGGGGTGGCCCTGCTCGGCGGCACCAGCGCGTACGGCCGTCGGGGTGGGCTGTTCGGCACCCTGCTGGCGGTGGGCCTGGTCACCGTCTTTCAGGCGTACGCGCTGGCGCGCGGCTGGACGTTCGACCACTGGACGGTCGGCGGCGTCGCGCTCGGTGTCGGACTGCTGGTCACCCGCCTGGTCGAGACGTTCGGACGGCCCCGGCCGGACAGCACCGACGCGCCCGAGCCGGTCGGCGACGGCACGATCAGCACGGGCTGGGCGATGCCCCGGTCGCAGCCGGTCGACAGCTGGCCCCCCACCCTGCCGACGCCGGCCGCGCCGCAACCGGTCGACCCGTGGCGGGATCCGCGCTGGGAGGACAGCCCGCGCCGGTGGGACGCCGGTGAGCGGTGA
- a CDS encoding ABC transporter ATP-binding protein: MDVTPEAAGGAESPRAASISLQAIQKRYPNGTEAVRDLTLEVRAGELVVLIGPSGCGKSTVLRMVNRLIEPTAGRILLGDEDVTDVDPVRLRRRIGYVIQNVGLFPHQTVRANVATVPGLLGWSRDQTRARVDELLDLVGLDPAQFGRRYPHELSGGQRQRVGVARALAADPVVLLMDEPFSAVDPIVRARLQEEFLRLQAEVRKTILLVTHDLDEAVRLGDRIAVLSQGGHLEQYDTPAALLGAPATPFVREFVGADRGIRRLAVTRLDRDALEPVPGDAEADLPTVPLDGSAYDALAVLLTSGRDRLVVTDGGRPVGALSRQRLLDLGRVTG, encoded by the coding sequence GTGGACGTTACCCCGGAGGCTGCCGGCGGGGCCGAGTCCCCTCGCGCGGCGTCGATCTCCCTGCAGGCCATCCAGAAGCGCTACCCGAACGGCACCGAGGCCGTCCGGGACCTCACCCTGGAGGTCCGGGCCGGCGAGCTGGTGGTGCTGATCGGCCCGTCCGGCTGCGGCAAGTCGACGGTGCTCCGCATGGTCAACCGGCTGATCGAGCCGACCGCCGGGCGGATCCTGCTCGGTGACGAGGACGTCACCGACGTCGACCCGGTGCGGCTGCGCCGCCGGATCGGCTACGTGATCCAGAACGTCGGGCTGTTTCCACACCAGACTGTCCGGGCGAACGTGGCCACCGTGCCCGGGCTGCTCGGCTGGTCCCGCGACCAGACCCGGGCCCGGGTCGACGAGCTGCTCGACCTGGTCGGGCTGGACCCGGCCCAGTTCGGCCGCCGCTACCCGCACGAGCTGTCGGGTGGGCAGCGGCAGCGCGTCGGGGTGGCCCGCGCACTCGCCGCCGACCCGGTGGTGCTCCTGATGGACGAGCCGTTCTCCGCCGTCGACCCGATCGTCCGGGCCCGGCTCCAGGAGGAGTTCCTCCGACTCCAGGCCGAGGTCCGCAAGACGATCCTGCTGGTCACCCACGACCTCGACGAGGCGGTCCGGCTCGGCGACCGGATCGCGGTGCTCTCCCAGGGAGGGCACCTGGAGCAGTACGACACGCCGGCCGCCCTGCTCGGCGCGCCCGCCACGCCGTTCGTGCGCGAGTTCGTCGGGGCCGACCGGGGCATCCGCCGGCTCGCGGTCACCCGACTCGACCGGGACGCGCTGGAGCCGGTGCCCGGCGACGCCGAGGCGGACCTGCCCACCGTGCCGCTGGACGGCTCCGCGTACGACGCGCTGGCGGTACTGCTCACGTCCGGACGGGACCGGCTCGTGGTGACCGACGGCGGCCGGCCCGTGGGCGCGCTCAGCCGGCAGCGCCTGCTCGACCTCGGCCGCGTGACGGGCTGA
- a CDS encoding ABC transporter permease, producing the protein MSFRLSYRADPGNPWFSWQYVRDNSDTIVAAVGEHASLTGRAVLIAALIALPLSVLAYWFRPLAGPILGITGVIYTIPSLALFAFIAPYLGTGATTVLVGLVLYALLLIVRNVVAGLNQVPPEVREAAEGMGYGRWGRLFRIDLPLAIPGIMTGLRLATVSTVALVTVGVLVGHGGLGQLIFAGFQNNLYKAEIMTGTVLSVALAVLLDLLLVLVGRLVTPWSARGVR; encoded by the coding sequence ATGTCCTTCCGCCTGAGCTACCGGGCCGACCCGGGTAACCCCTGGTTCTCCTGGCAGTACGTGCGGGACAACTCTGACACGATCGTCGCGGCGGTGGGTGAACACGCCTCCCTCACCGGGCGCGCGGTGCTGATCGCGGCGCTGATCGCCCTGCCGTTGTCCGTGCTCGCGTACTGGTTCCGCCCGCTGGCCGGGCCGATCCTCGGCATCACCGGCGTGATCTACACCATTCCGTCGCTGGCGCTGTTCGCGTTCATCGCGCCCTACCTGGGCACCGGCGCCACCACCGTGCTGGTCGGCCTGGTCCTGTACGCGCTGCTGCTGATCGTCCGGAACGTGGTGGCGGGGCTCAACCAGGTGCCGCCCGAGGTCCGCGAGGCCGCCGAGGGCATGGGCTACGGCCGGTGGGGCCGGCTGTTCCGGATCGACCTGCCGCTGGCGATCCCGGGCATCATGACCGGGCTGCGGCTGGCCACCGTGTCGACGGTCGCGCTGGTCACCGTGGGGGTGCTGGTCGGGCACGGCGGGCTCGGGCAGCTGATCTTCGCGGGCTTCCAGAACAACCTCTACAAGGCTGAGATCATGACCGGGACTGTGCTCAGCGTGGCGCTCGCGGTGCTGCTGGACCTGCTGCTGGTCCTCGTCGGCCGGCTGGTCACCCCCTGGTCCGCCCGGGGCGTGCGGTGA
- the folP gene encoding dihydropteroate synthase, with amino-acid sequence MTDLVRAPGPVVMGVLNVTPDSFSDGGRYADLGSAVGHGVRLRAAGAHLVDVGGESTRPGAERIDAATEADRVLPVIRELTAAGVPVSIDTSRARVAEAALGAGAVVVNDVSGGLADPDMARVVRDAGCPWVLMHWRGHSREMRELASYTDVVADVRAELAQRIDAALAAGVAADRIVVDPGLGFAKTAAHNWELSARLPELLDLGYPLLFGASRKSYLGRLLAGPDGTPRPTAQREAATVATSVLAVAAGAWGVRVHDVQATADALAVWVATGSPRLVPARAGDEREVQR; translated from the coding sequence GTGACCGATCTGGTGCGGGCCCCGGGCCCGGTGGTGATGGGCGTCCTCAACGTCACGCCGGACTCCTTCTCCGACGGCGGACGGTACGCCGACCTGGGCTCAGCCGTCGGACACGGCGTCCGTCTGCGTGCCGCGGGGGCGCACCTGGTCGACGTCGGCGGTGAGTCGACCCGCCCGGGTGCCGAAAGGATCGACGCGGCGACCGAGGCCGACCGCGTGCTGCCGGTCATCCGCGAGCTGACCGCCGCCGGAGTGCCGGTCAGCATCGACACCAGCCGCGCCCGGGTGGCCGAGGCGGCCCTGGGCGCGGGCGCGGTCGTCGTCAACGACGTCTCCGGCGGGCTGGCCGACCCGGACATGGCCCGGGTGGTCCGCGACGCCGGCTGCCCGTGGGTGCTGATGCACTGGCGTGGCCACTCACGGGAGATGCGCGAGCTGGCCAGCTACACCGACGTGGTGGCGGACGTCCGGGCCGAGCTGGCCCAGCGGATCGACGCGGCGCTGGCCGCCGGAGTGGCCGCCGACCGCATCGTCGTCGACCCCGGCCTCGGGTTCGCCAAGACGGCCGCGCACAACTGGGAGTTGAGCGCCCGCCTGCCGGAGCTGCTCGACCTCGGGTACCCGCTGCTCTTCGGCGCCAGCCGCAAGTCCTACCTCGGCCGACTGCTCGCCGGCCCGGACGGGACGCCGCGACCCACGGCGCAGCGGGAGGCGGCCACCGTCGCCACCAGTGTGCTGGCCGTCGCGGCCGGCGCCTGGGGGGTACGCGTGCACGACGTCCAGGCCACCGCCGACGCGCTCGCCGTCTGGGTCGCCACCGGCAGCCCGCGTCTGGTCCCCGCCCGTGCCGGCGACGAGCGAGAGGTGCAGCGATGA
- a CDS encoding ABC transporter permease: protein MWLNDPLNWTNPGGILDRLGEHLEISAAAVALGCLVAWPLGLWLGHTGRGGGLVVLVSNATLAIPTLALLTILPLTFLGFGRTPVVVALAVFAVPPLLANAYTGVRQADLEALDAARGMGLSGGQVLRRVELPLAIPYLAAGFRTAAVQVIATAALASFVNGGGLGEIIRTGFGLSIAVGGGQILAGGVLVAGLALLAELVLGGVERLVTPRPLRRDRQRAGRPRPADATGRA from the coding sequence ATGTGGCTCAACGACCCGCTGAACTGGACCAATCCCGGCGGCATCCTGGACCGGCTCGGCGAGCATCTGGAGATCTCCGCCGCGGCGGTGGCGCTCGGCTGCCTGGTGGCCTGGCCGCTCGGGCTCTGGCTGGGGCACACCGGGCGCGGTGGTGGCCTGGTGGTGCTGGTGTCCAACGCCACACTGGCCATCCCGACCCTCGCGCTGCTGACCATCCTGCCGTTGACGTTCCTCGGCTTCGGCCGCACGCCGGTGGTGGTGGCGCTGGCCGTCTTCGCCGTTCCACCGCTGCTGGCGAACGCGTACACCGGCGTACGCCAGGCGGACCTGGAGGCGCTCGACGCGGCCCGCGGGATGGGCCTGTCCGGCGGGCAGGTGCTGCGGCGGGTGGAGCTGCCGCTCGCGATTCCCTACCTCGCCGCCGGGTTCCGGACCGCCGCCGTGCAGGTCATCGCCACCGCCGCGCTGGCCTCGTTCGTCAACGGCGGCGGCCTCGGTGAGATCATCCGTACCGGCTTCGGCCTGAGCATCGCGGTCGGCGGGGGCCAGATCCTGGCCGGCGGTGTGCTGGTCGCCGGGCTCGCGTTGCTGGCCGAGCTGGTCCTGGGCGGCGTCGAACGGCTGGTCACCCCCCGTCCGCTGCGGCGCGACCGGCAACGCGCGGGACGACCCCGCCCCGCCGACGCCACCGGCCGCGCCTGA
- a CDS encoding DUF3180 domain-containing protein — protein sequence MTQAKSPPPGGPGPDRSRMGPTRISTLVVAALAAAAVAWLLISTLYYSGIPRLPWLPVVTLAALAVLEAYAAVNTRGRIERKPGRDPVNPLLVARFVVLAKASALAAAIFAGFYAGLAGWLFVETTRAATEDRPAAGSGLLASLALVGAALWLERSCRVPERPDDEREPDQRESRPGQR from the coding sequence ATGACGCAGGCGAAGTCCCCACCACCGGGCGGGCCGGGCCCGGACCGGTCACGGATGGGCCCCACCCGGATCTCCACCCTGGTCGTGGCCGCACTGGCAGCCGCGGCGGTGGCCTGGCTGCTGATCAGCACCCTCTACTACAGCGGCATCCCCCGGCTGCCCTGGCTGCCGGTGGTGACACTGGCCGCGCTCGCCGTGCTCGAGGCGTACGCCGCCGTCAACACCCGAGGACGGATCGAACGCAAGCCCGGCCGGGACCCGGTCAACCCGCTGCTGGTCGCCCGGTTCGTGGTGCTGGCCAAGGCGTCGGCGCTGGCCGCGGCCATTTTCGCCGGCTTCTACGCCGGGCTGGCCGGCTGGCTCTTCGTCGAGACCACGCGGGCCGCCACGGAGGATCGACCGGCCGCCGGGAGCGGTCTGCTCGCCTCGCTGGCGCTGGTGGGCGCCGCGCTCTGGCTTGAGCGCTCCTGCCGGGTGCCGGAGCGCCCGGACGACGAGCGTGAGCCCGACCAGCGGGAGAGCCGCCCCGGCCAGCGTTGA
- the folB gene encoding dihydroneopterin aldolase, protein MTDRIQLTGLRARGRHGVYDFERVQGQDFVVDAVLELDLAPAAASDDVTATVHYGELAEQLVAVVTGEPVNLIETLADRLLTVCLADERVTSATITVHKPEAPVPHTFTDVAVTMTRARAR, encoded by the coding sequence ATGACCGACCGGATCCAGCTGACCGGCCTGCGGGCCCGGGGCCGGCACGGGGTGTACGACTTCGAACGGGTCCAGGGGCAGGACTTCGTCGTCGACGCCGTGCTGGAACTGGACCTCGCCCCGGCCGCCGCCAGCGACGACGTCACCGCCACCGTCCACTACGGTGAGCTGGCCGAACAGCTGGTCGCGGTGGTGACCGGCGAGCCGGTCAACCTGATCGAGACCCTCGCCGACCGGCTGCTCACGGTCTGCCTGGCCGACGAGCGGGTCACCAGCGCCACCATCACCGTGCACAAGCCGGAGGCGCCGGTGCCGCACACGTTCACCGACGTGGCCGTCACCATGACCCGGGCGCGTGCCCGGTGA